A genome region from Nicotiana tabacum cultivar K326 chromosome 13, ASM71507v2, whole genome shotgun sequence includes the following:
- the LOC142168283 gene encoding uncharacterized protein LOC142168283: MAKETEVIAAKITQHPLGGNAIVTNGTVKDAEQVNQKRAEDPKQMGTWTNLLKGNRSAVNDMTLSYIPPQLQRTTLWGNLKEVAHGISIPWIVTGDFNAVMLPQDRMFGYPVTYAETKDYVDCMQGLMLNKLQWKVMAHLKHNIKVPFKIFNVWANHDSFLQLVEQIWKNNMADNKMKDIWLKLKTLRPLLKQLNNEEFKFISHKIKKTRDELINTQENISNKYSDELVEMERQQLHNLEKWSMIEEKALHQKSKAHWIRLGDANTKYFSTIVK, translated from the exons ATGGCAAAGGAAACAGAAGTAATTGCAGCAAAGATTACACAACACCCACTGGGAGGAAATGCTATAGTAACCAATGGAACAGTGAAAGATGCAGAACAAGTTAATCAAAAGCGAGCAGAGGATCCAAAGCAGATGGGGACATGGACTAATTTGCTTAAAGGTAATAGGTCAGCTGTTAATGACATGACTCTTTCATACATCCCTCCTCAACTG CAAAGGACAACCTTATGGGGGAACTTGAAAGAGGTGGCACATGGTATAAGCATACCATGGATAGTTACTGGTGACTTCAATGCAGTAATGTTACCACAAGACAGAATGTTTGGGTATCCAGTGACCTATGCAGAGACTAAAGACTATGTTGATTGTATGCAAGGCTTAATGCTCAATAAACTCCAATGGAAAG TTATGGCTCATCTAAAGCACAACATTAAGGTACCATTCAAAATTTTTAATGTGTGGGCTAACCATGATAGCTTCTTACAACTGGTAGAACAAATATGGAAGAATAATATGGCTGACAACAAGATGAAAGATATCTGGCTAAAGCTAAAAACCCTGAGGCCCCTGTTAAAGCAGCTGAACAATGAGGAGTTCAAGTTTATATCTCATAAGATTAAGAAGACTAGAGATGAATTGATTAATACTCAGGAAAATATCAGTAACAAATATTCTGATGAATTAGTGGAAATGGAGAGACAACAGCTACACAACTTGGAAAAATGGTCTATGATTGAGGAGAAAGCATTGCATCAGAAATCCAAGGCACACTGGATAAGACTAGGGGATGCTAATACAAAATACTTCTCAACTATTGTCAAATAA